In Gammaproteobacteria bacterium, a genomic segment contains:
- the prmC gene encoding peptide chain release factor N(5)-glutamine methyltransferase, with amino-acid sequence MDASVATLLHTAGTRLAKISATPHLDAECLLAHVLQTRRSHLFAHPEQCVERNTLRQFARLVGARSQGRPVAYLTGEREFWSLNLKVNRATLIPRPETEILVEQALLLVPTAARWPLLDLGTGSGAIALALAKERPQCLVTATDISRSALAVARENAAALGTANVEFLRGEWFAPLPGRRYRVIVSNPPYVPDGDPHLDAGDLRFEPQRALNGGSDGLAMIRKIVPQAPAHLDPGGVLMLEHGHDQAARMRELLSAAGFSGIQTYRDLAGTERVSVGRMAA; translated from the coding sequence ATGGACGCCAGCGTAGCCACCTTGTTGCACACGGCCGGCACCCGGCTTGCCAAAATCAGCGCCACGCCGCATCTGGATGCGGAGTGCCTGCTGGCGCACGTGCTGCAAACACGCCGCAGCCACCTGTTTGCACACCCGGAGCAATGTGTTGAGCGCAACACCTTGCGTCAGTTTGCACGGCTGGTAGGTGCACGCAGCCAGGGCCGGCCGGTGGCGTATCTGACCGGCGAGCGCGAGTTCTGGTCCCTGAATCTCAAGGTCAATCGCGCCACGCTGATCCCACGACCGGAAACCGAAATTCTGGTGGAGCAGGCTCTGCTTTTGGTGCCGACCGCTGCGCGCTGGCCTCTGCTGGACCTCGGTACCGGCAGCGGCGCGATCGCGCTGGCGCTCGCCAAAGAACGCCCGCAATGCCTGGTCACGGCTACCGATATCAGCCGCTCAGCGCTGGCTGTGGCGCGGGAAAACGCCGCGGCCCTGGGAACAGCCAATGTGGAATTCCTGCGAGGTGAATGGTTCGCGCCCCTGCCCGGCCGGCGCTACCGCGTAATCGTTTCGAATCCGCCCTATGTGCCCGACGGTGATCCGCATCTGGATGCCGGTGATCTCCGCTTCGAACCGCAGCGCGCACTCAACGGCGGATCCGACGGCCTGGCGATGATCCGCAAGATCGTCCCGCAGGCGCCGGCACACCTCGATCCCGGCGGTGTGCTCATGCTTGAACACGGCCACGATCAGGCCGCACGCATGCGCGAGCTTTTGTCCGCCGCGGGTTTCAGCGGGATACAGACATACCGCGATCTGGCCGGCACTGAGCGGGTCAGCGTCGGCCGGATGGCAGCTTGA
- a CDS encoding peptidylprolyl isomerase has product MWPALSGSASAGWQLEQLHPQLRSPSMIQLTTSLGDITLELDAKKAPISVENFLAYVDEGYYDGTVFHRVIPRFMIQGGGFDSDMRQKKTRAPIQNEAANGLTNARYSIAMARTSDIHSATSQFFINAADNAFLNHGGRDFGYAVFGKVVKGTEIVDKIAGVKTGRHGPHGDVPVEPVVLLSAKRQP; this is encoded by the coding sequence ATCTGGCCGGCACTGAGCGGGTCAGCGTCGGCCGGATGGCAGCTTGAACAACTTCACCCACAGCTTCGGAGTCCTTCCATGATTCAATTGACCACCAGCCTCGGCGACATCACCCTGGAGCTTGACGCTAAAAAGGCGCCTATCAGCGTGGAGAATTTCCTGGCCTACGTGGACGAAGGCTACTACGATGGCACCGTATTCCACCGCGTGATCCCCAGGTTCATGATCCAGGGCGGCGGCTTCGACTCCGACATGCGGCAGAAGAAAACCCGCGCGCCCATCCAAAACGAAGCGGCCAACGGTCTGACCAACGCGCGTTACAGCATCGCCATGGCGCGCACTTCCGACATCCACAGCGCCACCAGCCAGTTCTTCATCAACGCGGCGGACAACGCCTTCCTGAATCACGGCGGCCGCGACTTCGGCTACGCGGTATTCGGCAAGGTCGTCAAGGGTACGGAAATCGTGGACAAGATCGCCGGCGTCAAAACCGGCCGGCACGGTCCGCACGGCGACGTGCCGGTGGAACCGGTCGTCTTGTTGTCCGCCAAACGTCAGCCCTGA
- the moeB gene encoding molybdopterin-synthase adenylyltransferase MoeB, whose protein sequence is MNDRDYKLRYSRHLALPEFGAAGQEKLRQARVLIVGLGGLGSPAALYLAASGVGTLMLNDFDRVDLSNLQRQILYSSADIGREKTAAAAATLTALNPDCQLELLDQRLQGAELEAVVNRADIVLDGSDNFGTRFAVNAACVKTRTPLVSGAAIRLEGQVTVFDARDAASPCYACVYPEAGEELENCRSNGILAPVVGVIGSCMALEAVKLIAGVGAPLTGRLLRLDARSGTLSMTNIKKDPACPVCRSR, encoded by the coding sequence ATGAACGACCGCGATTACAAACTGCGCTACAGCCGCCATTTGGCGCTGCCGGAGTTCGGCGCAGCGGGCCAGGAAAAACTCAGGCAGGCACGCGTGTTGATTGTCGGCCTGGGTGGACTCGGTTCACCCGCGGCGCTGTATCTCGCCGCGAGCGGCGTGGGCACGCTCATGCTCAATGACTTCGACCGCGTGGATTTGTCGAACCTGCAACGCCAGATTCTGTACTCCAGCGCCGACATCGGCCGCGAGAAGACCGCGGCTGCCGCCGCTACGCTCACTGCGCTCAACCCGGACTGCCAATTGGAGCTACTGGACCAGAGGCTTCAAGGTGCTGAACTGGAAGCGGTTGTCAACCGGGCCGATATCGTGCTCGACGGCAGCGACAACTTCGGCACGCGCTTTGCGGTGAACGCGGCCTGCGTCAAAACCCGGACGCCCCTGGTTTCCGGTGCTGCGATCCGTCTGGAAGGTCAGGTCACGGTGTTCGATGCGCGCGATGCCGCGAGTCCCTGTTACGCCTGCGTGTATCCGGAAGCGGGCGAAGAACTGGAAAACTGTCGCAGCAACGGCATTCTTGCGCCCGTAGTGGGTGTGATCGGCAGTTGCATGGCGCTGGAGGCCGTAAAACTCATCGCCGGCGTGGGCGCGCCGCTTACCGGCCGGTTGCTGCGACTGGACGCCAGGAGCGGCACGCTGTCCATGACCAATATAAAGAAGGATCCGGCATGTCCGGTGTGCCGCTCACGCTAG
- a CDS encoding YiiD C-terminal domain-containing protein, with the protein MSGVPLTLDPAAGQRLEAYLHAHIPLVHHMQVRVDTCNAAGLTLSAPLAANLNHEGTAFGGSLDSLAMLACWGLVWLLLEHEPAVHIVVAESRMQFLRPVTDTLVARCALPEAAARQTFIQTLQRRNKARLELQAEITRPHAVCAKFAGYFVAHRNTARGG; encoded by the coding sequence ATGTCCGGTGTGCCGCTCACGCTAGATCCGGCCGCAGGCCAGCGGCTCGAAGCTTATCTGCACGCACACATACCGCTGGTGCACCACATGCAGGTGCGGGTGGACACCTGTAATGCAGCCGGCCTGACGCTGAGTGCGCCGCTGGCCGCCAACCTCAACCATGAGGGCACCGCCTTCGGCGGCAGTCTCGACAGTCTCGCCATGCTCGCCTGCTGGGGGCTGGTATGGCTGTTGCTCGAACACGAACCCGCGGTGCATATCGTTGTGGCCGAATCGCGCATGCAATTCCTGCGTCCGGTCACGGACACATTGGTCGCACGCTGTGCGCTTCCGGAGGCCGCGGCACGCCAGACATTTATCCAGACCCTGCAGCGCCGCAACAAGGCGCGCCTTGAATTGCAGGCCGAGATAACTCGACCCCACGCGGTATGCGCGAAATTTGCAGGTTACTTTGTCGCCCACCGGAATACCGCCCGTGGCGGATGA
- the hslO gene encoding Hsp33 family molecular chaperone HslO, whose translation MPSFALQSPNDSAAEHDTLRRFIFEQLPVQGRHVHLDASWRAIQQHQDYPQPVRKLLGEALAAAALLSATLKYEGALTLQIRGGGPVHLLVVQCTSGLHLRGLAHWRGELAEDAGFRQLVGDGQLALTIEQTRQVERYQGIVALEGDSLAASLEGYFARSEQLPTRLWLYAGDGPASGFLLQTVPGRDPAADAWQHVTVLADTLKPAELGTLSAQELLHRLYHEDDVRLFGAAPVAFRCQCSRVRIETTLRALGEAEVRDVLREFGKVHVDCEFCGRGYDFDKVDVEGLFASAPMATTPGQLH comes from the coding sequence ATGCCAAGTTTCGCGCTTCAATCGCCCAACGACTCCGCTGCCGAGCACGACACGCTGCGGCGATTCATCTTCGAGCAGTTGCCGGTGCAGGGCCGCCACGTGCATCTCGATGCCAGCTGGCGCGCGATTCAGCAACACCAGGACTATCCCCAGCCGGTGCGCAAGCTCTTGGGCGAGGCCCTGGCTGCGGCGGCACTCCTGTCCGCGACGCTCAAATACGAGGGCGCTCTCACCTTGCAGATCCGCGGTGGCGGTCCGGTGCATTTGCTGGTGGTGCAATGCACCAGCGGGTTGCACCTGCGCGGGCTGGCGCACTGGCGCGGAGAACTTGCCGAGGATGCCGGCTTCCGCCAACTCGTGGGTGACGGACAGCTGGCGCTCACCATCGAACAGACCCGCCAGGTGGAGCGCTATCAAGGCATCGTGGCGCTGGAAGGCGACAGTCTGGCGGCCTCACTGGAAGGCTACTTCGCGCGTTCCGAACAGCTGCCCACGCGCCTGTGGCTGTATGCCGGGGACGGGCCGGCCAGCGGCTTTCTGTTGCAGACCGTGCCGGGACGCGATCCGGCTGCCGATGCCTGGCAGCACGTGACGGTGCTGGCCGACACGCTCAAACCCGCCGAGCTTGGCACTCTGTCGGCGCAGGAACTCCTGCACCGGCTGTACCACGAGGACGACGTGCGCCTGTTCGGCGCCGCGCCCGTCGCGTTCCGTTGCCAATGCTCGCGTGTGCGCATCGAAACCACCTTGCGTGCGCTGGGCGAGGCGGAAGTGCGCGATGTGCTGCGCGAATTCGGCAAGGTACACGTGGACTGCGAATTCTGCGGACGCGGTTATGACTTCGACAAAGTGGACGTGGAGGGCCTGTTTGCGTCTGCGCCCATGGCCACAACACCCGGGCAGCTGCACTGA
- the gatB gene encoding Asp-tRNA(Asn)/Glu-tRNA(Gln) amidotransferase subunit GatB → MEWETVIGLEIHTQLLTRSKIFSGASTAFGATPNTQACLVDLGYPGVLPVLNQEAVRMAVKFGLAIGATIAPRSVFARKNYFYPDLPKGYQISQYELPVVSRGSVEIELADGESKRIGITRAHLEEDAGKSLHEGFEGVSAIDLNRAGTPLLEIVSEPDMRSAREAVAYMKKIHMLVRYLGICDGNMQEGSFRCDANVSLRRKGAVKFGTRAELKNINSFHFVEKAINYEIGRQAEVLESGGQVVQETRLYDSKKNETRSMRSKEEANDYRYFPDPDLLPLEIAPALIAAVRETLPELPDVKRQRFARQYGLSGYDAGLLTASRELADYYEAVVKAAGGEPKVCANWVMGELAAALNRGNQDISASPVSAATLAGLIKRVLDNTVSGKLAKEVFEAMWAGEGEADAVIAGRGLTQITDSSAIEKVIDGVMAANPEQLAAYRAGKDKLFAFFVGQVMKASKGKANPQQVNELLRRKLAG, encoded by the coding sequence ATGGAATGGGAAACCGTCATCGGGCTTGAGATCCATACCCAACTACTGACCCGGAGCAAGATCTTCTCGGGTGCATCCACGGCCTTTGGTGCTACACCGAATACCCAGGCGTGCCTGGTGGATTTGGGCTATCCAGGCGTGCTGCCGGTGCTCAACCAGGAGGCGGTACGCATGGCGGTGAAGTTCGGGCTGGCCATCGGCGCCACGATCGCGCCGCGCTCGGTATTCGCGCGCAAGAATTACTTCTATCCCGACCTGCCCAAGGGCTATCAGATCAGCCAGTACGAGTTGCCGGTGGTGAGCCGGGGCAGCGTGGAAATCGAGCTCGCGGACGGCGAGAGCAAGCGCATCGGCATCACGCGCGCGCACCTCGAGGAGGATGCCGGCAAGTCGCTGCACGAGGGTTTCGAGGGGGTGTCCGCCATTGATCTCAACCGCGCCGGTACGCCGCTGCTGGAGATCGTGTCGGAGCCGGACATGCGCTCGGCCCGGGAAGCCGTGGCCTACATGAAGAAGATCCACATGCTGGTGCGCTATCTCGGCATTTGCGATGGCAACATGCAGGAAGGCTCGTTTCGCTGCGACGCAAATGTGTCCTTGCGGCGCAAAGGCGCAGTGAAATTCGGCACGCGCGCGGAACTCAAGAACATCAATTCGTTTCATTTCGTGGAGAAGGCCATCAACTACGAAATCGGGCGCCAGGCCGAAGTGCTGGAAAGCGGCGGCCAGGTGGTGCAGGAAACGCGGCTGTACGATTCCAAAAAGAACGAAACCCGCTCTATGCGTAGCAAGGAGGAGGCCAACGACTACCGCTATTTCCCGGATCCGGACCTGCTGCCGCTGGAGATCGCGCCGGCGCTCATCGCGGCGGTGCGCGAGACCCTCCCGGAATTGCCGGATGTCAAGCGACAGCGCTTTGCCAGACAATACGGCTTGTCCGGTTACGACGCCGGACTGCTGACCGCGAGCCGCGAGCTCGCGGATTACTACGAAGCGGTGGTCAAGGCCGCGGGTGGCGAGCCGAAAGTCTGTGCCAACTGGGTCATGGGCGAACTCGCGGCGGCACTCAATCGCGGCAATCAGGACATCAGCGCGAGCCCGGTCAGTGCCGCGACACTGGCCGGCCTGATCAAGCGCGTGCTGGATAACACCGTGTCCGGCAAGCTTGCCAAGGAAGTGTTCGAGGCCATGTGGGCCGGCGAGGGCGAGGCCGACGCGGTGATCGCCGGGCGTGGTCTCACGCAGATCACCGACAGCTCGGCCATCGAGAAAGTCATTGACGGAGTCATGGCGGCCAATCCCGAGCAGCTGGCCGCTTACCGCGCCGGCAAGGACAAGTTGTTCGCGTTCTTCGTCGGCCAGGTGATGAAGGCCAGCAAGGGCAAGGCCAATCCGCAGCAGGTCAACGAACTGCTGAGGCGCAAGCTCGCGGGTTGA
- the gatA gene encoding Asp-tRNA(Asn)/Glu-tRNA(Gln) amidotransferase subunit GatA yields MHTQTLTELVRDLKARKISSEELTRGYLARIERFNPELNAWITVLREPALAEARAADTQLAKGDAGALAGVPIAHKDIFCTAGVKTSCGSKMLDNFIAPYDAHIVTRLKQAGTVLLGKTNMDEFAMGSSNETSFYGAVKNPWDRTRVPGGSSGGSAAAVAARLAPAATGTDTGGSIRQPAALVGLTGIKPTYGRVSRYGMIAFASSLDQAGVITYTAEDSALLLSVIAGFDARDSTSVDRPVPDYTAALQQPLKGLRIGVPREFFDAGLDARVGQAVQAALSIYKKLGARVQDVSLPNFGLSVPTYYVVAPAEASSNLSRFDGVRYGHRCENPVDLMDLYTRSRGEGFGAEVKRRIMTGTYVLSAGYYDAYYLKAQKTRALIRRDFLEAFKNVDLIMGPTTPTPAFKLGEKTEDPVTMYLNDIYANGVNLAGLPGLSVPMGFVDGLPVGLQIIGNYFDEARMLAAAHQYQRATDWHTRIPKGFE; encoded by the coding sequence ATGCACACTCAAACCCTGACCGAGCTGGTACGCGACCTCAAGGCGCGCAAAATCTCCAGTGAAGAACTGACGCGCGGCTATCTCGCGCGCATCGAGCGCTTCAACCCTGAGCTCAACGCCTGGATCACCGTGTTGCGGGAGCCGGCGCTGGCCGAGGCGCGCGCTGCGGATACGCAGCTGGCGAAAGGCGACGCGGGTGCGCTCGCGGGCGTCCCCATCGCGCACAAGGACATTTTCTGCACTGCGGGCGTGAAGACCAGTTGCGGTTCGAAGATGCTCGACAACTTCATCGCGCCTTACGATGCGCACATCGTGACGCGCCTGAAGCAGGCGGGTACGGTGCTGCTCGGCAAGACCAACATGGACGAATTCGCCATGGGCTCGTCCAACGAAACCAGTTTTTACGGAGCGGTGAAAAATCCCTGGGACCGGACGCGCGTGCCCGGCGGTTCCTCCGGCGGTTCGGCGGCAGCGGTGGCCGCGCGCCTCGCACCCGCGGCCACCGGCACCGACACCGGCGGCTCCATCCGCCAGCCGGCGGCACTCGTGGGCCTGACCGGCATCAAACCCACCTACGGGCGCGTATCGCGCTACGGCATGATCGCGTTCGCCTCGAGTCTGGATCAGGCCGGCGTGATCACCTATACCGCGGAAGACAGTGCTCTGTTGCTCTCTGTGATCGCGGGGTTTGACGCGCGCGATTCCACCAGCGTGGACCGGCCGGTGCCGGATTACACCGCGGCGCTGCAGCAACCGCTCAAGGGTCTGCGCATCGGCGTGCCCAGGGAATTCTTCGACGCCGGGCTGGATGCCCGTGTAGGCCAGGCGGTGCAGGCGGCACTCTCTATATATAAGAAGCTCGGCGCGCGCGTGCAGGATGTCAGCCTGCCGAACTTCGGCCTGTCGGTGCCCACCTATTACGTGGTGGCACCGGCCGAGGCGTCGTCCAACCTGTCGCGCTTCGACGGCGTGCGTTACGGCCACCGCTGCGAGAATCCCGTGGACCTGATGGACCTGTATACGCGCAGCCGCGGCGAGGGTTTCGGCGCCGAAGTCAAACGCCGCATCATGACCGGCACCTATGTGTTGTCCGCCGGCTATTACGATGCCTATTACCTCAAGGCCCAGAAGACCCGGGCGCTGATCCGCCGCGATTTCCTCGAAGCGTTCAAAAATGTGGACCTTATCATGGGTCCGACCACGCCCACACCGGCGTTCAAGCTCGGCGAAAAGACCGAGGATCCGGTCACCATGTATCTCAATGACATCTACGCGAATGGCGTGAATCTGGCCGGTCTGCCCGGATTGTCCGTGCCCATGGGTTTCGTGGACGGCCTGCCGGTCGGCCTGCAGATCATCGGCAATTATTTCGACGAGGCGCGCATGCTGGCCGCCGCGCACCAATACCAGCGCGCAACGGACTGGCACACTCGAATCCCGAAGGGATTCGAGTGA
- the gatC gene encoding Asp-tRNA(Asn)/Glu-tRNA(Gln) amidotransferase subunit GatC: protein MALTPAEVRSIARLARLAVGEQDIAQYARNLSRILEFVAQLDKADTGDIAPMAHPLDMAQRLREDAVTETNQRDVFQQNAPQVQAGLYIVPKIIE, encoded by the coding sequence ATGGCGTTAACCCCCGCCGAGGTCAGGAGCATTGCACGCCTGGCGCGCCTTGCCGTCGGCGAGCAGGACATTGCGCAGTACGCCCGCAACCTGTCGCGCATCCTGGAGTTCGTGGCGCAGCTCGACAAGGCCGACACCGGCGACATCGCACCCATGGCGCATCCGCTCGACATGGCGCAGCGCCTGCGCGAGGACGCCGTTACCGAGACCAACCAACGCGATGTGTTCCAGCAGAATGCACCGCAGGTGCAGGCCGGCCTGTACATCGTGCCCAAGATCATCGAGTAA
- a CDS encoding rod shape-determining protein: protein MFKSMRGFFSTDLSIDLGTANTLIYMRGKGVILNEPSVVAIREEPGRGNKVIEAYGADAKRMLGRTPGNIVAIRPMKDGVIADFTVTEQMLKHFIRKAHGNRYFRPTPRVLVCVPYGATQVERRAIRESAAGAGARRVYLIEEPMAAAIGAGLPVHEAKGSMVLDIGGGTSEVAVISLNGIVYAASVRIGGDKCDEAIISYVRRNYGTLIGEATAERIKHEIGSAYPGKELRELEVKGRNLSEGVPRTFVLNSNEILEALQEPLAGIVGAVRTALEQTPPELGSDVATNGIVLTGGGALLRDVDRLLREETGLPVILADDPLTCVARGGGKVLELIDEFGPETFAVE from the coding sequence ATGTTCAAAAGCATGCGTGGATTCTTTTCCACCGATCTGTCCATAGACCTCGGCACCGCCAACACGCTGATCTACATGCGCGGCAAGGGCGTGATTCTCAACGAGCCCTCGGTGGTGGCGATCCGCGAAGAGCCGGGACGCGGCAACAAGGTCATTGAGGCCTACGGTGCCGACGCCAAGCGCATGCTGGGGCGCACGCCCGGCAACATCGTCGCCATCCGTCCGATGAAGGACGGCGTGATTGCCGACTTCACGGTCACCGAGCAGATGCTCAAGCACTTCATCCGCAAGGCGCACGGCAACCGTTACTTCCGGCCCACGCCGCGTGTGCTGGTGTGCGTGCCCTACGGGGCCACACAAGTGGAGCGGCGCGCGATCCGCGAATCCGCCGCCGGCGCCGGCGCGCGCCGCGTGTACCTGATCGAGGAACCCATGGCCGCGGCCATCGGCGCCGGCCTGCCGGTGCACGAGGCCAAGGGTTCGATGGTGCTCGACATCGGCGGCGGCACCTCCGAGGTCGCGGTGATTTCCCTGAACGGCATCGTGTACGCCGCGTCGGTACGCATCGGCGGCGACAAATGCGACGAGGCCATCATCAGTTACGTGCGCCGCAACTACGGCACGCTCATCGGCGAGGCCACCGCCGAGCGCATCAAACACGAAATCGGCTCGGCTTACCCCGGCAAGGAACTGCGCGAACTTGAAGTCAAGGGTCGCAATCTGTCGGAAGGCGTGCCACGCACGTTCGTGCTCAACAGCAACGAGATCCTGGAGGCCCTGCAGGAGCCGCTGGCCGGCATCGTGGGTGCGGTACGCACTGCGCTGGAGCAGACTCCGCCGGAACTCGGCTCCGACGTGGCCACCAACGGCATCGTGCTCACCGGCGGCGGCGCGCTGCTGCGCGACGTGGACCGGCTGCTGCGCGAGGAAACCGGCTTGCCGGTGATCCTGGCCGACGATCCGCTCACCTGCGTGGCACGCGGCGGCGGCAAAGTTCTGGAACTTATTGACGAATTCGGCCCGGAGACTTTTGCCGTCGAATGA
- the mreC gene encoding rod shape-determining protein MreC, with protein sequence MLRLHRLQRAPRLFTRNPAGALRTLLLIAACILLMFYDHQRGHLARVHAALSTVVYPIQAAVNAPYAVANWAGEKLSTHGTLVRENTALRQQLLADSAQLQQFQALQQENASLRDMLQAGKRVNGHVMAATLLAVDMDPFRHVMTIDKGTRAGVFDGQTLLDARGIVGQVIRADPWSSEAALITDPNQAIPVQINRTGLRTLAVGGVDVDALSLPYLANNADVQVGDLLVTSGLGGRYPAGYPVAVITRVQRNPAEPFASVSARPVAELNGGHAVLLFFPAVTPPAVPPPPERKVKTPPRKKPR encoded by the coding sequence ATGCTCAGACTGCACCGCCTGCAGCGTGCGCCAAGATTGTTCACGCGCAATCCCGCGGGTGCATTGCGTACTCTGCTGTTGATTGCCGCGTGTATCCTACTGATGTTTTACGACCACCAGCGCGGCCACTTGGCGCGGGTGCATGCCGCGCTCTCCACCGTGGTCTATCCCATTCAGGCGGCCGTAAACGCGCCGTACGCAGTGGCCAACTGGGCCGGAGAGAAACTGTCTACCCACGGCACGCTGGTGCGTGAAAACACCGCCCTGCGCCAGCAGTTGCTGGCGGACTCCGCGCAGTTGCAACAATTCCAGGCGCTGCAACAGGAAAACGCCAGCCTGCGCGACATGCTGCAGGCTGGCAAGCGCGTGAACGGACACGTGATGGCCGCCACGCTGCTGGCCGTGGACATGGACCCCTTCCGCCACGTGATGACCATCGACAAGGGTACGCGCGCCGGGGTGTTTGACGGCCAGACGCTGCTCGATGCGCGCGGCATCGTCGGCCAAGTCATCCGCGCCGATCCGTGGTCGTCGGAAGCCGCGCTCATCACCGATCCCAATCAGGCCATACCGGTGCAGATCAACCGCACCGGTTTGCGCACCCTGGCGGTCGGCGGCGTGGACGTCGACGCGCTGTCGCTGCCCTATCTGGCCAACAACGCCGACGTGCAGGTGGGCGATCTGCTGGTGACCTCGGGTCTCGGCGGACGCTATCCCGCCGGCTATCCGGTGGCGGTGATCACACGCGTGCAGCGCAATCCGGCGGAACCGTTCGCCAGCGTGAGTGCCCGGCCGGTCGCCGAACTGAACGGCGGCCATGCGGTATTGCTGTTTTTCCCCGCGGTTACGCCGCCCGCAGTACCGCCGCCGCCGGAACGCAAGGTAAAAACTCCCCCGCGGAAGAAGCCGCGATGA
- the mreD gene encoding rod shape-determining protein MreD — protein MNSVLHRRANWVIVLTYVVALLLSIWPLPDWAEPFRPAWLLLTTVFWCLFLPNRVGLLVTFCAGILFDTLTGSLLGEHALALLLVAWVTLKLHLQIRVYPWWQQTLVVLLLMLLYTFVLFWIDGMLGFSQGALLRWMPVLITTLLWPWTMQLLGMLQQRFQVS, from the coding sequence ATGAACTCCGTATTGCACCGCCGCGCCAACTGGGTCATCGTCCTCACCTATGTGGTGGCGCTGCTGCTCAGCATCTGGCCGTTGCCGGATTGGGCGGAACCGTTCCGCCCGGCCTGGCTGTTGCTGACCACGGTTTTCTGGTGTCTGTTCCTACCCAACCGCGTAGGATTGCTGGTGACGTTCTGCGCCGGCATTCTCTTCGACACGCTCACCGGCTCGCTGCTCGGCGAGCATGCACTCGCGCTGCTGTTGGTCGCCTGGGTGACACTCAAGCTGCACCTCCAGATCCGCGTCTATCCCTGGTGGCAACAGACGCTGGTGGTGTTGCTGCTGATGCTGCTCTACACCTTCGTGCTTTTCTGGATTGACGGCATGCTCGGCTTCAGCCAGGGCGCGCTGCTGCGCTGGATGCCGGTGCTGATCACCACCCTGCTGTGGCCCTGGACCATGCAGCTCCTCGGCATGTTGCAGCAGCGCTTCCAGGTCAGTTGA